caatgtcagtaagaccaaggagctgatcgtggactataggagcaAGAGGGGAGAGCACGTCCCCATCCATATCAACAGGGCTGTTAAAGGGTCTTGCTCTGACCCTACCCACAATCACTAGACTGTATACAaaccatatgcacacacacacactacattcacactcccacacaaaacccacacacacacaaaccgacacaacccaaacacacatgcgtacacattacacactctcacaaacaaacacacaccttgacactcatttgctgctgctgctctgttctttattttgctcttattattatctatcctgatgcctagtcactttaccctgccttgtacatatctacctcaaatacctcgtacccctgcacactgatctGGAACTggaactccttgtatatagctttATTCTTGGGTATTTTATTACACTgttacaatatatacagtaccagtcaaaagtttggacacacctactcattccagggtttctttattttatttttttacaattttctacattgtagaacatcaaaagtatgaaataccacataaggaatcctgtagtaaccaaaaaaatctaaatatattttatatttgagattcttcaaagtagccaccctttgccttgatgacagctttgcacactcttggcattctctcaatcagcttcatgaggtactcacctggaatgcatttcaattaacaggtgtgccttgttcaaagttaatttgtggaatttatttccttagtgcgtttgagccaatcacttgttttgtgacaaggtaggggtggtatacagaagatagccctatttggtaaaataccaagtccatattatggcaagaacagctcaaataagcaaagagaaacgaaagtctaatattattttaagacatgaagttcagtcaatcaggaaaatttcaaaaactttgaaagtttcttcaagtgcagtcacaaaatccatcaagcgctagacccagagttacctctgctctaaagttcaagtaacagacacatctcaacatcaactgttcagaggagacagcgtgaattaggccttcatggtcaaatttctgcaaagaaaccactactaaagtacaccaataagaagaagagacttggttgggccaagaaacacgagcaatggacattagaccgctgGACATCTGTCCTTTTGGAAAAGCAATCCAGATGAAGCTGGTCGAGAGAATGCcgagtgtgtgcaaagctgtcaacaaggtaaagggtggctaaatataaataaaatatatattgatatgtttaacacttttttggggtactacatgattccatatgtgttatttcatagttttgagttcttcactattattttacaatgtagaaaatagtcaaaataaagaaaaacctttgaatgagtaggtgtgtccaaacttttgatcggtactgtatgtatacatatATTCTATAGTTTtgtactctgcatcgttggggtggtctcgtaagcaagcatttcacagtgaAGAGTTGATTTGAGAGGGAAAGACAAAGCGCGAGGGAGTCCAAATGTATTCTGACCTAGTCTTTAGTATGAAACCATTTTTATTGAGAcgagtacaaaacattaaaggAACACTTGTCTCCATGTCTCGTCCGTACCTGGTAGGAGTACTCGGGTGGGGGTCCCGCAAAGTTCATCCCAATGGCTGAGGGAGGACGGTCATTCTTTTCCAGAGAATCTACCAATTTTCCTTCCTGAGGAAATTGCAAGAAATTTCCGAGCTTCCCATTCAAACCGAAAGTGCTATTTAGAAgcatatgttttatttaaccaggtaagttgactgagaacacattctcatttccagcaacaacctggggaatagttacaggggagaggggagtgaaTGAGCCAATAGTAAGCttgggatgattaggtgaccgtgatggtatgagggccagatcgggaatttagccaggacaccagggttaacacccctactctaacaataagtgccatgggatctttagtgaccacagagagtcaggacacatgTTTAACGTCCCACCCGAAAGAGAGCACCTGTCCCGGGATattattttagaccagaggaaagagtgactcctactggccctccaacaccacttccagcagcaacTGGTCTCCAATCTAGGGACTGACCAttaccaaccctgcttagcttcagaagcaagccagctgtGGGATGCAGGGTGTTAAGCAGCAAATAAAATCCAACATGATTATACCACTCTACATGGAGAAATACACTAATGGGTTCTTGTATTTGTTGCATATTAATCAACTCAAAGTCACCACACTATTTCATTAATGTAGCCTAGTTTTAACAGGTCTATGAGCCACTGTTGGCCGACGGGTCAAATGAGGTTATTACAGTAGCCTACCCTTCACTGAAAGATGCATTTCggtcctttcctctccccttgcACCTGGCTATCAAGGgaatttgggaaggttgtggctgtttAAACTTCGGTTATTGTGATGATTTTGTCAGAGGAAACAAATCTGAATCTCCTATAATGTAACAGTTACGCTGTAGCGGAGATTCAGCCCACTGGATAGCGCCGCAGTTGATCAATTGCACGTGAATCTAAACCCGCAGTTTATCATGTGCCATTCTAAGGTAGGCTATATTTACATAAAATCTTCTCAATCCTACCTATTGCATCTGTTCTCCAGCAATAAAGTAAATGATCAAGTTAATATTCATTTAGTCACAGCATCAACTAAACGTGAGCCTACACAAACGTGGACTACATAATCAAATTAAATAAACTTGTCAAGACCCTGCCATTCTTCTCCGTTATTACTTCTATTCAAGACAAAATACCCCCAGTTCTCGCATTATtttacagacttggtcagaaaGGGTAACTGATTCTCGAGACCCAGACAAACAAATGTAGAATAACATTCAATACACAAACTTAGGCTACATAAAATAACCTGGAAGGCCTACCCTGTAGCAAACAAAATAATTTGCATAGGCCATAACGGTTTAACTTGCTTCAAAACACgctgaatttatttatttatttcacctttatttaaccaggtaggctagttgagaacaagttctcatttacaactgcgacctggccaagagaaagcatagcagtgtgaacagacaacaacacagagttacacatggagtaaacaataaacaagtcaataacacagtagggggggaaaatgagtctatatacattgtgtgcaaaaggcatgaggaggtaggcaataaataggccataggagcgaaaaattacaatttagcagattaacactggagtgataaatcatcagatgatcatgtgcaagtagagatactggtgtgcaaaagagcagaaaagtaaataaataaaaacagtaaggggatgaggtaggtaaattgggtgggctgtttacagatggactatgtacagctgcagcgatcggttagctgctcagatagcagatgtttaaagttggtgagggaaataaaagtctccagtttcagcgatttttgcaattcgttccagtcacaggcagcagagaactggaaggaaaggcggccaaatgaggtgttggcttttgggatgatcagtgagcgcgtgctacgggtgggtgttatcgtgaccagtgaactgagataaggcggagctttacctagcatggacttatagatgacctggagccagcgggtctggcgacgaatatgtagcgagggccagccgactaaagcatacaggtcgcagtggtgggtggtataaggtgttttagtaacaaaacggatggcactatgataaactgtatctagtttgctgagtagagtattggaagctattttgtagatgacattgccgaagtcgaggatcggtaggatagtcagttttactagggtaagtttggcggcgtgagtgaaggaggctttgttgcgaaatagaaagccgattcttgatttgattttggattggagatgtttaatatgagtctggaaggagagtttacagtctagccagacacctaggtatttatagatgtccacatattctaggtctgaaccgtccagggtggtgatgctagtcgggcgggcgggtgcaggcagcgaacggttgaaaagcatgcatttggttttactagcatttaagagcagttggagggcACGGAAGGAGtggtgtatggcattgaagctcgtttggaggttagatagcacagtgtccaaggaagggccagaagtatacagaatggtgtcgtctgcgtagaggtggatcagggaatcgcccgcagcaagagcaacatcattgatatatacagagaaaagagtcagcctgagaattgaaccctgtggtacccccaaagagactgccagaggaccagacaacatgccctccgatttgacacactgagctctgtctgcaaagtagttggtgaaccaggcaaggcagtcatcagaaaaaccgaggctaccaagtctgccgataagaatatggtgattgacagtcgaaagccttggccaggtcgatgaagacggctgcacagtactgtcttttatcgatggcggttatatcgtttagtaccttgagcgtggctgaggtgcacccgtaaaccggctcagaaaccagattgcacagtggagaaggtacagtggaattcgagatggtcagtgatctgttaattgacttggctttcgaagaccttagataggcagggcaggatggatataggtctgtaacagtttaggtccagggtgtctccccctttgaagagggggatgaccgcggcagctttccaatccttggggatctcagacgatatgaaagagatgtgaaacaggctggtaataggggttgcgacaatggcggcggatagtttcagaaatagagggtctagattgtcaagcccagctgatttgtatgggtccaggttttgcagctctttcagaacatttgctatctggatttggttgGCATAAATGAGTAAAGCATTGCCACAGAAATGTTTGAATTACAGCAGATACCTACCGGTAGCTCAAACGTTGGAGCCAATTTTGTTGCTGTATTAACTGCATTTAAAGGTTGCGTGTACGTGCTTTTTGAATTCATGGCGACTAATTACGGTTTGCTACGACGCACACCCTGAGCGTTCATCATGCGGCTAGAGAAGGCCTGTATGAACAGACTTCCTCAAGCTTCTCATGGAAATTTACCGGTTTCTTCCAATGGTTTATCCCATGTAAATCGGAGTGGGTGGGAAATCCTGGTCAAACTGTTCCTGCCCTCAAACCCTAGGTTAGCGGCGCTACAAGCAACTCTGGGAGAGCCTGGACCTGATAGCAACCTGCCAGCTAAGACAGGTGAGCATTGACTTATTTAAACCTGAAAGTTTGGATTGGCACTGGGATATGAAGACACTGCCAAAACGATGGGCTAATGATACGAGAGCTGGTTTTATATGTAAGCATTCACTAATAGGAAACTAAGTCAGTTACGAGAGAAGACACCCAGCAGAGTCATTTAAATGCAAGTTGACAACCGTGATATTAGTTAGCACTGACACCATTAACCCCAATTCTAGCAGCCTCATATGTACCAACCCCAAACACTCAGTTCCACAACCATCAAGTTTAAATGAAAGAGAACTCATTCCACATCATGTGAAGCTACTAGCATAATTTGACCAAATGTAGCTTAAGGCAAATGGTGATTTAAGCACAGGGGTCAAAGTAAACATATTACTGATGCCAAAGCATGGTTAtaatgcaaaataaatgttgcCATCACCAGTTACTCATGTCAGGTCATAGACCTCAACTCCAAGTAGGAACCGTCAAAACAATACTGAGGACACAAGTATTACAGTTAACGTTTAATTGagccaaaacaagaaaatgcagttacacacacaacctggactagaatacccatgaactcttgcatggaccccgagcaccatgtcccacatcagatatccatgtttgTGGTCAACGGGGGCTGAGATGCAGAAGTCAACAGTTCCTCAATGGCAtggtcagacgggccggtcgcagctgcgtcgtcagacgggccggtcgcagctgcgtcgtcagacgggccggtcgcagctgcgtcgtcagacgggccggtcgcagctgcgtcgtcagacgggccggtcgcagctgcgtcgtcagacgggccggtcgcagctgcgtcgtcagacgggccggtcgcagctgcgtcgtcagacgggccggtcgcagctgcgtcgtcagacgggccggtcgcagctgcgtcgtcagacgggccggtcgcagctgcgtcgtcagacgggccggtcgcagctgcgtcgtcagacgggccggtcgcagctgcgtcgtcagacgggccggtcgcagctgcgtcgtcagacgggccggtcgcagctgcgtcgtcagacgggccggtcgcagctgcgtcgtcagacgggccggtcgcagctgcgtcgtcagacgggccggtcgcagctgcgtcgtcagacgggccggtggcagctgccgaggtagcgtcgtcagacgggccggtggcagctgccgaggtagcgtcgtcagacgggccggtggcagcttcagaggtagcgtcgtcagacgggccggtggcagcttcagaggtagcgtcgtcagacgggccggtggcagcttcagaggtagcgtcgtcagacgggccggtggcagcttcagaggtagcgtcgtcagacgggccggtggcagcttcagaggtagcgtcgtcagacgggccggtggcagcttcagaggtagcgtcgtcagacgggccggtggcagcttcagaggtagcgtcgtcagacgggccggtggcagcttcagaggtagcgtcgtcagacgggccggtggcagcttcagaggtagcgtcgtcagacgggccggtggcagcttcagaggtagcgtcgtcagacgggccggtggcagcttcagaggtagcgtcgtcagacgggccggtggcagcttcagaggtagcgtcgtcagacgggccggtggcagcttcagaggtagcgtcgtcagacgggccggtggcagcttcagaggtagcgtcgtcagacgggccggtggcagcttcagaggtagcgtcgtcagacgggccggtggcagcttcagaggtagcgtcgtcagacgggccggtggcagcttcagaggtagcgtcgtcagacgggccggtggcagcttcagaggtagcgtcgtcagacgggccggtggcagcttcagaggtagcgtcgtcagacgggccggtggcagcttcagaggtagcgtcgtcagacgggccggtggcagcttcagaggtagcgtcgtcagacgggccggtggcagcttcagaggtagcgtcgtcagacgggccggtggcagcttcagaggtagcgtcgtcagacgggccggtggcagcttcagaggtagcgtcgtcagacgggccggtggcagcttcagaggtagcgtcgtcagacgggccggtggcagcttcagaggtagcgtcgtcagacgggccggtggcagcttcagaggtagcgtcgtcagacgggccggtggcagcttcagaggtagcgtcgtcagacgggccggtggcagcttcagaggtagcgtcgtcagacgggccggtggcagcttcagaggtagcgtcgtcagacgggccggtggcagcttcagaggtagcgtcgtcagacgggccggtggcagcttcagaggtagcgtcgtcagacgggccggtggcagcttcagaggtagcgtcgtcagacgggccggtggcagcttcagaggtagcgtcgtcagacgggccggtggcagcttcagaggtagcgtcgtcagacgggccggtggcagcttcagaggtagcgtcgtcagacgggccggtggcagcttcagaggtagcgtcgtcagacgggccggtggcagcttcagaggtagcgtcgtcagacgggccggtggcagcttcagaggtagcgtcgtcagacgggccggtggcagcttcagaggtagcgtcgtcagacgggccggtggcagcttcagaggtagcgtcgtcagacgggccggtggcagcttcagaggtagcgtcgtcagacgggccggtggcagcttcagaggtagcgtcgtcagacgggccggtggcagcttcagaggtagcgtcgtcagacgggccggtggcagcttcagaggtagcgtcgtcagacgggccagtggcagcttcagaggtagcgtcgtcagacgggccagtggcagcttcagaggtagcgtcgtcagacgggccagtggcagcttcagaggtagcgtcgtcagacgggccagtggcagcttcagaggtagcgtcgtcagaggaCAGGGCATCATTTGCCGGAGAGCTACCatggtttggagaagcttgggattctacttcattagtctcaaaatactctagagagaaaacaaaaaggaacagttgggtattctacagcaacacagctgttctacacggtctaggccaaattgccattcgaatgttgagcaacatgaacccaacacagatttaaaagtatatgtttcaggccgtaccttctctgtcttgttttgcgtcagaccctatggatcggagcaaggccagggcatgcacaatggagacgtcatttgatgacagctctgaaaaacgtaggttaaggtacacaagcaaaatgaccaaatcaaagggtttgacaacattatttagacaactgagttactctatggtgttgaatgagtgtcaaacacagcagcaccatagacacagtacaaagctagaagggttgtggaaagaaacacttacctccaaGTCTCCTCTGCAGAGAGACTTGATCTTGCTTCTGGGACTTTCCAACAGGGTAACAAGAAACTGAGGAGAAAGTGTTGACAGAAGTTGAGTTGACACAAAATAGCTACATATATTATTAGTGGTGAAGAATACAAGATGACCAATGCAGAAGAAAGAGAAAGTCAAATTTGAATCTCCAACTTATAAAGTTAGGCATATTTCCCAAACAAATCCATTCAACCCAAATTAGTGAACCAACCTTTGACAACCCCCACAGTCAACACAAAGAGCAGCaattctctcacacctcccatgatcatgaaaatagtctgtgttatcaacaggtaatgtcttcccatggcctgtatgaggcttatataggccactaatgaccttttacctgacaaacatgacttaacgatcaattaacatgcttgattgaggtgttacattcagatagaaatagaccATGTAGAACGTATGTTGATTCTTTGGTGGGCAGGCAATCTTTTCTACTccatatattgcatttatatctgtaatgtttaaccctaatggtctcagatcagcagtaaaaagaagtaggcctaattattttaggtgtaatcttcaaagatattagggggaaataaacactgtacccaaatccactttttacaatgctcctgggaaatgggtaggcctccaccatatagtcctcacagttttacagctgtgttatattcctttatttacatagatcacatacataaatatatatgttagCTGTAGGTAGCTTTGGGATAAAATTCCCATATTGTATTGTTACTAACATAAATCATAATATATCATATTTTCCTCATTTGCTCTGTAGGAGGTTCGTCATATGAAGGACATTCAAGTGGGTGTGACCCCTAAACTGTAGGAGGGGCTCAGTGGGGTGACAGACATCCTGTAAGGGATCTCCAGCTAGTGTCTGAGGACCTGTAGGAGGCTGTGTCTACAGCTGTGGGGCAGGACAAGCATGGTAACCTAACCTCAATGTATGAAGGATTTTATTGTTAGGGATAGTAACCTCCAATCTTTTAAaatatgtctctgtgtctctccaccaatctcccttctcttctcttctcttcccctcccccaaccCACTTCAGTAGGTTCAGCCCAGGATAAGTGCACCATCCTGGCTGTGATCCCCAGTCCAGCTGCTCCATGTAACCTAGCTGGGAAGCAGGACCTCAGCGAATGTTTGTGGTTGTTCCTTACTTTAACATAAAACTATCATAGATATTATGTACACCTAATTGTCTTCTCACATGTTCCCTTCGCCCTCCTCCTCAGACCGCTGCACCCTGACCTTTGACCCTTGCACGGCCAACGATCACCTGCTCCTCTCCCAGGAGAACGTACGAGGGCATCCCCAGGAAGGAAAAGGGGAAACGGTGTATGGTGGGAATGAACGATCTTCCCTAGAGCCTCCAGCTGGATGAGCGCCAGCTGAGCACCTGGCACAATGGGTgcctgtgtaaccgatgtgaaatggctagctaggtagcggtggtgcgcgctagcagcctttcagtcggtgacgtcacttgctctgaaacgttgaagtagtggttccccttgctctgcaagggccgaggcttttgtggagcgatgggtaacgatgcttcgtgggtgactgttgttgatgtgtgcagagggtccctggttcgcgcccgggtcggggcgaggggacggactaaagttatactgttacacctggaAGCGGTGGCTGGCCACTGTCACCACTCCCGCATTAGAATGCTGCTGGACTACGAGGCTGGAAAACTGACGAACTACGGAGACGGGCAGACACGGCTGCATGCCTCGCCTTCACTCAGGAGCTGTTCCCGACCTGTTGCCACGACGACAACACGAAAGGGGATGACGTGACCTAACCATCTCATATGGGACTATTCTCCGTAACCATATACTTAGATAGACATCGTATCATtgtatcttttatttatttattttatttcacctttatttaaccaggtaggcaaattgagaacacgttctcatttacaattgcgacctggccaagataaagcaaagcagttcgacacatacaacaacacatagttacacatggagtaaaacaaacatacagtcaataatacagtgaaaaataagtctatatacaatgtgagcaagtgaggtgagataagggaggtgaaggcaaacaaaatatatatataaataaataaaaatgtaaaaaaggccatggtggcgaagtaaatacaatatagcaagtaaaaaaaaaacactggaatggttggtttgcagtggaagaaagtgcaaagtagagatagaaataatggggtgcaaaggagcaaaataaataaataaatacagtaggtaaagaggtagttgtttgggctatgtacaggtacagtaatctatgagctgctctgacagctggtgcttaaagctagtgagggagataagtgtttccagtttcagagatttttgtagttcgttccagtcattggcagcagagaactggaaggagaggcggccaaaggaagaattggttttgggggtgaccagagagatatacctgctggagcgcgtgctacaggtgggtgctgctatggtgaccagcgagctgagataaggggggactttacctagcagggtcttgtagatgacctggagccagtgggtttggcgacgagtatgaagcgagggccagccaacgagagtgtacaggtcgcagtggtgggtagtatatggggctttggtgacaaaacggatggcactgtgatagactgcatccaatttattgagtagggttttggaggctattttgtaaatgacatcaccgaagtcgaggattggtaggatggtcagttttacaagggtatgtttggcagcatgagtgaaggatgctttgttgcggaataggaagccaattctagatttaactttggattggagatgtttgatgtgagtctggaaggagagtttacagtctaaccagacacctaggtatttgtagttgtccacatattctaagtcagagccgtccagagtagtgatgttggacaggcgggcaggtgcaggcagcgatcggttgaagagcatgcatttagttttacttgtatttaagagcagttggagaccacggaaggagagttgtatggcattgaagctcgcctggagggttgttaacacagtgtcaaaagaagggccagaagtatacagaatagtgtcgtctgcgtagaggtggatcagagactcaccagcagcaagagcgacatcattgatgtatacagagaaaagagtcggcttgagaattgaaccctgtggtacccccatagagactgccagaggtccggacaacaggccttccaatttgacacactgaactctgtctgcgaagtagttggtgaaccaggcgagacagtcatttgagaaaccaaggctgttgagtctgccgataagaatacggtgattgacagagtcaaaa
This window of the Salvelinus namaycush isolate Seneca unplaced genomic scaffold, SaNama_1.0 Scaffold167, whole genome shotgun sequence genome carries:
- the LOC120037281 gene encoding polysialoglycoprotein-like, translated to MIMGGVRELLLFVLTVGVVKVSCYPVGKSQKQDQVSLQRRLGELSSNDVSIVHALALLRSIGSDAKQDREEYFETNEVESQASPNHGSSPANDALSSDDATSEAATGPSDDATSEAATGPSDDATSEAATGPSDDATSEAATGPSDDATSEAATGPSDDATSEAATGPSDDATSEAATGPSDDATSEAATGPSDDATSEAATGPSDDATSEAATGPSDDATSEAATGPSDDATSEAATGPSDDATSEAATGPSDDATSEAATGPSDDATSEAATGPSDDATSEAATGPSDDATSEAATGPSDDATSEAATGPSDDATSEAATGPSDDATSEAATGPSDDATSEAATGPSDDATSEAATGPSDDATSEAATGPSDDATSEAATGPSDDATSEAATGPSDDATSEAATGPSDDATSEAATGPSDDATSEAATGPSDDATSEAATGPSDDATSEAATGPSDDATSEAATGPSDDATSEAATGPSDDATSEAATGPSDDATSEAATGPSDDATSEAATGPSDDATSEAATGPSDDATSEAATGPSDDATSEAATGPSDDATSEAATGPSDDATSEAATGPSDDEGKLVDSLEKNDRPPSAIGMNFAGPPPEYSYQQT